One Triticum dicoccoides isolate Atlit2015 ecotype Zavitan chromosome 5B, WEW_v2.0, whole genome shotgun sequence genomic window carries:
- the LOC119309236 gene encoding uncharacterized protein LOC119309236 has translation MAMGLGRFTHWLWPGNAARVGNHELPGIALTGASFPEFPSGFREADAIAFSSAAAGRRTRPRRVKNQRRSRGEPRIDREYDMVIVPSDGGGCLSGSESDDSDWSIGWLEPQAPEMQTDGDQETSFAVLVPCYRRGRAEQPMMPQGRFLGAGPLADGGPSDGKNFVEQWLSSLQN, from the exons ATGGCCATGGGGCTCGGCCGATTCACACACTGGCTCTGGCCGGGTAACGCCGCGCGAGTTGGCAACCACGAGCTCCCCGGCATCGCCTTGACGGGCGCCTCCTTCCCCGAGTTCCCCTCCGGGTTCCGTGAGGCGGACGCTATCGCCTTCTCCagtgccgccgccggccgccgcacgCGGCCGAGGAGGGTCAAGAACCAGCGGCGCAGTCGCGGGGAGCCCAGAATTGACAGGGAGTACGACATGGTCATCGTGCCGTCCGACGGCGGCGGGTGCCTTTCCGGGTCCGAGTCCGACGACTCCGACTGGTCCATCGGCTGGCTGGAGCCGCAGGCGCCGGAGATGCAGACGGACGGTGACCAGGAGACCTCCTTCGCCGTCCTCGTGCCCTGCTATCGCCGCGGCCGCGCCGAGCAGCCTATGATGCCCCAGGGACGGTTCCTTGGCGCTGGCCCTCTCGCCGATGGCGGCCCCTCCG ATGGAAAGAATTTTGTAGAACAGTGGCTTTCTTCCCTCCAGAACTGA